The Candidatus Brocadiaceae bacterium genome contains a region encoding:
- a CDS encoding bifunctional 4-hydroxy-2-oxoglutarate aldolase/2-dehydro-3-deoxy-phosphogluconate aldolase, which produces MADYRRDRKRVDAALRKSGIVVVMNKSHIETPEHMVTTMRAVYEAGYVAEVTFRIDEGLLREAMQDLVKLRAESPAENPFVLGVGSVINPRELAAAIEMGFDMIVAPANVMGGCGEGCEFVRIAHEADCFVSPAVFTPTEFNYFLEREDGLEPDAFKIFPARSHGPKGVSDLLAPFARPRHKGRIIMPTGAVDYETGPQYVDVIGKRGFTPVLGMSAPLALVVDRKAPGDTAVIAESLKTFEERFRRGHSG; this is translated from the coding sequence ATGGCCGACTACAGACGGGACCGTAAGCGAGTCGATGCCGCCCTGCGAAAGAGCGGCATCGTCGTCGTCATGAACAAGAGCCACATCGAGACGCCCGAGCACATGGTCACCACCATGCGGGCCGTCTACGAGGCCGGCTACGTCGCCGAGGTGACGTTCCGCATCGACGAGGGGCTCCTGCGCGAGGCGATGCAGGACCTGGTGAAGCTCCGCGCCGAGTCGCCGGCCGAGAACCCCTTCGTGCTGGGCGTCGGCAGCGTGATCAACCCCCGCGAGCTGGCCGCCGCCATCGAGATGGGGTTCGACATGATCGTGGCGCCCGCCAACGTCATGGGCGGCTGCGGCGAGGGCTGCGAGTTCGTCCGGATCGCGCACGAGGCCGACTGCTTCGTCTCCCCGGCCGTGTTCACCCCCACCGAGTTCAACTACTTCCTGGAGCGCGAAGACGGCCTGGAGCCGGACGCGTTCAAGATCTTCCCCGCCCGCTCGCACGGGCCGAAGGGCGTCTCGGACCTGCTGGCGCCGTTCGCCCGCCCGCGCCACAAGGGCCGAATCATCATGCCCACGGGCGCCGTTGACTACGAAACCGGCCCGCAGTACGTCGACGTGATCGGCAAGCGCGGCTTCACGCCCGTGCTCGGCATGTCGGCGCCGCTGGCGCTCGTCGTGGACCGCAAGGCGCCCGGCGACACCGCCGTGATCGCCGAGTCGCTGAAGACCTTCGAAGAGAGATTCCGCCGGGGCCATTCCGGCTGA
- a CDS encoding type II secretion system protein GspD produces the protein MSARVILCGLLIVALAGGEVAAAAAQRSVSEAASQAAASLAGEVRVVADSDTNSLLIMTAPGNFERVRAILDDLDRATPQVLIKVLIAEVTHDRTVDLGVEFSVLNLPNVTDDSVAFTDFGVASATQGLIFRGVGDDALATIRALEIEGKLEILSRPYILASDNQQATITVGDEVPFVTNTRTTETGQTINTIQYQDIGIILNVTPHINPDGLVIMDVNPEISAVTDSTVPISESLSATVINKRSASTRVAVRDGQTIVIGGLMEDRKTQGVRKVPILGDIPLLGALFRRTVTDKVKTELLIFLTPHVAPEPDMLRAMSDDEMTGVHIVPGAVEPGAFDGHMRGMGLGRGQPTGLEGAESIELLELPLPGSELQPPAGAAVDALPVRPGQAGRGGRGRPDR, from the coding sequence ATGAGCGCACGGGTGATTCTCTGCGGTCTGCTCATCGTGGCGCTGGCCGGCGGCGAGGTGGCGGCGGCGGCCGCACAGAGGAGTGTCTCGGAGGCCGCGTCGCAGGCGGCCGCCAGCCTGGCCGGTGAGGTCCGGGTCGTGGCCGACTCCGATACGAATTCGCTGCTCATCATGACCGCCCCGGGGAACTTCGAGCGCGTCCGCGCCATCCTGGACGACCTGGACCGGGCCACGCCGCAGGTCCTCATCAAGGTGCTCATCGCCGAAGTCACCCACGACCGCACGGTGGACCTGGGCGTCGAGTTCTCGGTCCTGAACCTGCCGAACGTGACCGACGACTCCGTGGCGTTCACCGACTTCGGCGTCGCCAGCGCCACCCAGGGGCTGATCTTCCGCGGGGTCGGCGACGACGCACTGGCGACGATCCGCGCCCTGGAGATCGAGGGCAAGCTGGAGATCCTCTCGCGCCCCTACATCCTCGCCAGCGACAACCAGCAGGCCACCATCACCGTCGGCGACGAGGTGCCGTTCGTCACCAATACGCGTACCACCGAGACCGGCCAGACCATCAACACCATCCAGTACCAGGACATCGGGATCATCCTCAACGTCACCCCCCACATCAACCCCGACGGCCTGGTCATCATGGACGTCAACCCCGAGATCTCGGCCGTCACCGACAGCACGGTGCCGATCTCCGAGTCGCTGTCCGCAACCGTCATCAACAAGCGTTCGGCCTCCACGCGCGTCGCCGTCCGCGACGGCCAGACCATCGTCATCGGCGGCCTGATGGAGGACCGCAAGACCCAGGGCGTCCGTAAGGTGCCGATCCTGGGCGACATCCCCCTCCTCGGCGCGCTCTTCCGCCGCACCGTTACCGACAAGGTGAAGACGGAATTGCTCATCTTCCTGACGCCCCACGTCGCGCCCGAACCGGACATGCTCCGGGCGATGTCGGACGACGAGATGACGGGCGTGCATATCGTCCCGGGCGCCGTCGAGCCCGGGGCGTTCGACGGCCACATGCGGGGCATGGGCCTGGGACGCGGCCAACCGACCGGGCTCGAGGGTGCCGAATCGATCGAACTCCTTGAACTCCCGCTGCCCGGCTCGGAACTCCAGCCGCCGGCCGGCGCGGCAGTGGACGCCCTCCCCGTGCGCCCCGGTCAGGCGGGCCGCGGCGGGCGGGGTCGCCCCGATCGGTGA
- a CDS encoding type II secretion system F family protein codes for MATFAYRAVDQAGREVAGSLTADGRAAALDELEARGLTPVAVEDSAPAGARGRTGGRPGKVSRATVDAFTRELANLLAAGVSLSRALSILSGQAAHAAARRQWQAIHDSVADGDSLADALARWPASFPPVHVAMVRAGEAGGFLDLVLEQIAEFRSREQDLVGRVKAALVYPVVLAVLAAGVLAFLMAYFIPRFSGVFEEFGGALPWLTKAIVGASRFIVRNGLAIAAVVAVLVVVSRRALSSESGRRTFERMVLHTPGVGTVSARFALVRFCRMLGTLLGAGVPLIAALRVAKEAIGNQTLSDAVDRATSEVQQGSSLSASLAASPELFPPSVAEMTAVAEQTGRLDKEMVRLAASYEGDLDRRLRMLVALAEPALLFLMAALIGLVVIGMLLPVFTLQELIR; via the coding sequence ATGGCGACGTTTGCCTACAGAGCGGTGGACCAGGCCGGCCGTGAGGTGGCCGGAAGCCTCACGGCCGACGGCCGTGCCGCCGCGCTGGACGAACTGGAGGCGCGCGGCCTGACGCCCGTGGCCGTGGAGGACTCGGCGCCGGCTGGTGCGCGGGGGCGCACGGGCGGGCGGCCGGGGAAGGTCTCGCGTGCGACGGTGGACGCGTTCACGCGCGAGCTGGCCAACCTGCTGGCCGCCGGCGTCTCGCTGAGCCGCGCGCTCTCGATCCTCAGCGGCCAGGCGGCGCATGCGGCGGCGCGGCGGCAGTGGCAGGCGATCCACGACTCGGTGGCCGACGGCGACTCGCTGGCGGACGCGCTGGCGCGCTGGCCGGCCTCGTTTCCGCCCGTCCACGTGGCCATGGTGCGTGCGGGCGAGGCCGGCGGATTCCTGGACCTGGTGCTGGAGCAGATCGCCGAGTTCCGCTCGCGCGAGCAGGATCTGGTCGGTCGGGTGAAGGCGGCGTTGGTATACCCCGTGGTGCTGGCGGTTCTGGCTGCCGGCGTGCTGGCGTTCCTGATGGCCTACTTCATCCCGCGGTTCTCGGGCGTGTTCGAGGAGTTCGGCGGGGCGCTCCCCTGGCTGACCAAGGCCATCGTGGGGGCCAGCCGCTTCATCGTGAGGAACGGCCTGGCGATCGCCGCCGTCGTGGCCGTGCTCGTGGTCGTGTCCAGGCGGGCGCTCTCGTCCGAATCGGGCCGGCGCACCTTCGAGCGCATGGTGCTGCACACCCCCGGCGTCGGGACCGTGTCCGCACGGTTCGCGCTGGTGCGCTTCTGCCGGATGCTGGGGACGCTTCTGGGGGCCGGCGTGCCGCTGATCGCCGCCCTTCGCGTGGCCAAGGAGGCCATCGGAAACCAGACGCTCAGCGACGCCGTCGACCGCGCCACGAGTGAGGTGCAGCAGGGCAGTTCGCTGTCCGCCAGCCTCGCGGCCAGTCCCGAGCTGTTCCCTCCGTCCGTGGCGGAGATGACCGCCGTGGCCGAGCAGACGGGGCGGCTGGACAAGGAGATGGTGCGCCTGGCCGCCTCCTATGAGGGCGACCTGGACCGACGCCTGCGCATGCTCGTGGCGCTGGCCGAGCCGGCGCTCCTGTTCCTGATGGCCGCCCTGATCGGGCTGGTGGTCATCGGCATGTTGCTGCCCGTGTTCACGCTTCAGGAGTTGATCCGATGA
- the gspI gene encoding type II secretion system minor pseudopilin GspI, giving the protein MTHRTTRSRRAGFTLVEVLASLALVAVIMPVAMEGVSLAVGAAGLARDRVQAAGLAEARLNELLADGTWESGDQADEFGPDRPGWRWEVTVENWTDTLLRQVTVTVTWPTRGRQYSLSITTLAYSGDM; this is encoded by the coding sequence ATGACGCATCGGACGACGCGCTCCCGGCGGGCGGGTTTCACGCTGGTCGAGGTCCTGGCCAGCCTTGCGCTCGTGGCGGTCATCATGCCTGTGGCGATGGAGGGCGTGTCCCTGGCGGTGGGCGCAGCCGGCCTGGCCCGCGATCGTGTGCAGGCCGCCGGCCTCGCCGAGGCCAGGCTGAACGAACTCCTGGCCGACGGGACCTGGGAGAGCGGAGACCAGGCCGATGAGTTCGGCCCGGACAGGCCCGGCTGGCGTTGGGAGGTGACCGTGGAGAACTGGACCGATACGCTGTTGCGCCAGGTGACCGTGACGGTGACCTGGCCGACCCGCGGGCGCCAGTACTCGCTGTCGATCACGACCCTCGCCTATTCGGGGGACATGTGA
- a CDS encoding prepilin-type N-terminal cleavage/methylation domain-containing protein, translating to MQRRRTDRAGFTLLEMLFALGMMSMLAGALYSALHVAFRARSITLRALNPPRRAELAMEMLRPMLAAALPPTGILAGECIGTDEVSETGEDLDSLVLYVRAARGGLLGTPAGTVRVELALSDPEGQEGHRKLVRRMTANLLAPEEPEPVEEVLCRGVVALDLWYSDGTSWLETWDSPSMDNSLPVAVEVTLTLAPEAGAPEGAEGYAATRVFAIPCGGMAPEQPAAGAGSGGASGRGG from the coding sequence ATGCAGCGCCGCCGCACAGACCGGGCCGGTTTCACCCTCCTGGAGATGCTCTTCGCGCTCGGGATGATGAGCATGCTGGCGGGCGCGCTCTACTCCGCCCTGCACGTGGCGTTCCGGGCGCGCAGCATCACGCTGAGGGCGCTGAACCCCCCCCGACGGGCCGAGCTGGCCATGGAGATGCTGCGCCCGATGCTCGCAGCCGCCCTGCCGCCGACCGGCATCCTGGCCGGCGAGTGCATCGGCACCGATGAGGTGAGCGAAACGGGCGAGGACCTCGACAGCCTGGTCCTGTACGTGCGGGCGGCCCGCGGCGGCCTGCTGGGCACCCCCGCCGGCACGGTCCGCGTGGAGCTTGCGCTCAGCGACCCGGAGGGCCAGGAGGGACACCGCAAGCTGGTGCGGCGCATGACCGCCAACCTGCTGGCCCCCGAAGAGCCCGAGCCGGTTGAGGAGGTCCTGTGCCGGGGCGTCGTCGCCCTGGACCTGTGGTATTCGGACGGGACGAGCTGGCTGGAGACCTGGGATTCGCCGTCCATGGACAACAGCCTGCCGGTGGCCGTCGAGGTGACGCTCACGCTGGCCCCGGAGGCGGGCGCCCCGGAGGGCGCCGAAGGCTACGCCGCCACGCGTGTGTTCGCCATCCCGTGCGGCGGCATGGCCCCCGAGCAGCCGGCCGCCGGGGCTGGAAGCGGCGGCGCGTCGGGCCGAGGAGGCTGA
- a CDS encoding sugar kinase — MADLKFKDAAQCRYDEVSLGEVMMRIDPGDVPTARARTGRIWHGGGETNVAEGLAYCFGLRTAVVTALVDDGIGRNIENQLREAGVDTAHIVWFNTAGKGRFSTDAKGTLCNGINFTWSGKGVLPSVTEYYRAHTAIRELKPGDFDWDGLFAQGVRWFHTGGIYTLISPTSGAAAIEAMESAGRAGTFRSFDLNYRSKVEPDKERAREQNRRIVALTDFLVGNQSDFDDALGETCRKVGKDEPFEVWLDAYSELLRNVAAKYPNLKLIGTQLRAALSADRINWGAVLYDTAEDRIHLAAVRENVEIADRTGGGDSFASGVAAALLKGKSLEDAVQWGAAHGICVQETPGDTTMVKQADVEKEVKRALTGGGVSALR, encoded by the coding sequence ATGGCTGACCTGAAGTTCAAGGACGCCGCGCAGTGCCGCTATGACGAGGTATCGCTGGGCGAGGTCATGATGCGCATCGACCCCGGCGACGTGCCCACCGCCCGCGCGCGCACGGGCCGCATCTGGCACGGCGGCGGGGAGACGAACGTGGCCGAAGGGCTCGCCTACTGCTTCGGGCTCCGCACGGCCGTCGTCACCGCCCTGGTCGACGACGGAATCGGCCGCAACATCGAGAACCAGTTGCGCGAGGCCGGCGTCGACACCGCCCACATCGTCTGGTTCAACACCGCCGGCAAGGGACGGTTCTCGACCGACGCCAAGGGCACGCTCTGCAACGGGATCAACTTCACCTGGAGCGGCAAGGGCGTGCTGCCGTCGGTGACGGAGTACTACCGCGCGCACACGGCCATCCGCGAGCTGAAGCCGGGGGACTTCGACTGGGACGGCCTGTTCGCGCAGGGCGTGCGCTGGTTCCACACGGGCGGCATCTACACGCTCATCTCCCCCACCTCCGGCGCCGCTGCGATCGAGGCCATGGAGTCCGCCGGCCGCGCCGGCACCTTCCGCTCGTTCGACCTGAACTACCGCTCGAAGGTGGAACCGGACAAGGAACGCGCCCGCGAGCAGAACCGCCGGATCGTCGCCCTGACCGACTTCCTGGTCGGAAACCAGAGCGACTTCGACGACGCCCTCGGCGAGACCTGCCGGAAAGTCGGCAAGGACGAGCCGTTCGAGGTCTGGCTGGATGCCTACTCGGAGCTGCTCCGCAACGTTGCCGCGAAGTACCCGAACCTGAAGCTGATCGGCACGCAGTTGCGCGCCGCCCTCAGCGCCGACCGCATCAACTGGGGCGCCGTGCTCTACGACACCGCCGAGGACAGGATCCATTTGGCGGCCGTGCGCGAGAACGTGGAGATCGCCGACCGCACCGGCGGAGGGGACTCCTTCGCCTCCGGAGTGGCCGCCGCCCTGCTGAAGGGCAAGTCGCTGGAAGACGCCGTCCAGTGGGGCGCCGCCCACGGCATCTGCGTGCAGGAGACGCCGGGCGACACCACGATGGTCAAGCAGGCCGACGTCGAGAAGGAAGTCAAGCGGGCTCTCACGGGCGGCGGCGTCAGCGCCCTGAGATAA
- a CDS encoding prepilin-type N-terminal cleavage/methylation domain-containing protein, which produces MARGADIGGGRGGFTLLELVLVMVVICTVLAMAAPSLRGFFASRQTQDTAAYLVALTELARSQAISEGRVYRLNLDPVEGTYWLTVQGGGDFERLETEFGRTFRLPDGVRMELSTDSGHITFQPTGRVDAATIRLTGRQGDRAVVASPSATERFQVTDLHGSEVPR; this is translated from the coding sequence ATGGCGCGCGGCGCGGACATCGGCGGCGGGCGCGGCGGGTTCACGCTGCTGGAACTCGTCCTCGTCATGGTGGTCATCTGCACGGTGCTCGCCATGGCCGCCCCGTCCCTGCGCGGCTTCTTCGCCTCGCGGCAGACGCAGGACACGGCCGCCTATCTCGTTGCCCTGACGGAACTTGCACGTTCGCAGGCGATCAGCGAGGGCCGCGTCTACCGCCTGAACCTCGATCCCGTCGAGGGCACCTACTGGCTCACGGTTCAGGGCGGAGGGGACTTCGAGCGGCTGGAGACGGAGTTCGGGCGCACGTTCCGGCTGCCCGACGGCGTCCGGATGGAACTGAGCACCGACTCCGGCCACATCACCTTCCAGCCGACCGGGCGCGTCGATGCGGCCACGATCCGGCTCACCGGCCGGCAGGGCGACAGGGCCGTCGTGGCCAGTCCGTCGGCCACCGAGAGGTTCCAGGTCACCGACCTGCACGGAAGCGAGGTGCCCCGATGA
- a CDS encoding SDR family NAD(P)-dependent oxidoreductase, which yields MTVKSEELFDVSGMVVAVTGAAGVIYGALSRALAANGAQVALLDILGDKVDALADEIRAEGGRAIGVQCSVLDEESLREALDKIVAEFGRCDALINGAGGNRKGACVPPDGKFTDLSTDELDKVFALNYKGTFLPSQVFCRHFARAGKGIIVNTSSMSALAPLTNVPGYSNAKAAVTNLTQWLAVQVKVDYPEADIRVNEIAPGFLDTTQNHDLMFDADGELTPRGRSIIAHTPLDRFGDPDELVGPTILLLSKAGSFLHGITLCVDGGFNVYSGVGPLDEKR from the coding sequence ATGACCGTGAAGTCAGAGGAGCTGTTCGACGTCTCCGGCATGGTCGTCGCCGTCACCGGCGCGGCCGGCGTCATCTACGGCGCCCTGTCCCGGGCGCTGGCCGCCAACGGGGCGCAGGTGGCCCTGCTGGACATCCTGGGCGACAAGGTGGACGCCCTGGCCGACGAGATCCGGGCCGAGGGCGGGCGCGCGATCGGCGTCCAGTGCAGCGTGCTCGACGAGGAGAGCCTTCGCGAGGCCCTGGACAAGATCGTGGCCGAGTTCGGCCGGTGCGACGCCCTGATCAACGGCGCCGGCGGCAACCGCAAGGGGGCCTGCGTGCCGCCCGACGGCAAGTTCACCGACCTGTCCACCGACGAACTGGACAAGGTGTTCGCCCTGAACTACAAGGGCACGTTCCTGCCCAGCCAGGTCTTCTGCCGCCACTTCGCCCGCGCCGGCAAAGGCATCATCGTCAACACGTCCTCGATGAGCGCCCTCGCCCCGCTGACGAACGTGCCCGGCTACTCGAACGCCAAGGCCGCCGTCACCAACCTCACCCAGTGGCTGGCCGTGCAGGTGAAGGTCGATTACCCGGAGGCCGACATCCGAGTCAACGAGATCGCACCGGGCTTCCTGGACACAACGCAGAACCACGACCTGATGTTCGATGCGGACGGCGAGTTGACGCCGCGCGGCCGCTCGATCATCGCCCACACGCCGCTGGATCGCTTCGGCGACCCGGACGAGCTGGTCGGCCCCACCATCCTGCTGCTCTCCAAGGCGGGGAGCTTCCTCCACGGCATCACCCTCTGCGTCGACGGCGGGTTCAACGTCTACTCGGGCGTCGGCCCGCTGGACGAGAAGCGCTGA
- a CDS encoding C-terminal binding protein yields the protein MADGRLKVVITDLGYASYEPEREELAPTGAELVLAQCADEAQVAAECADADAVITRMAPVGARAIAAMRKCRVISRYGVGVDNVDVAAATARGIPVAHVRDYCNEEVSDQALALLLACVRRISSRDRQVRAGRWDIGAREPVYRIAGKVLGLVGYGAIARTLHRKMAGFEPAEVLVHDAFIPADRIEKAGARAVPLQELLARSDFVSLHVPLTEATRHLIDRDALGTMKPTAILVNTSRGGVVDTDALYEALKAGRIAAAGLDVHEQEPPPPDYKLFDLDNVVLTDHAGWYSEEAQEALQRTTARNVALVLAGGKPLYCVNPEVL from the coding sequence ATGGCCGACGGCAGACTGAAGGTTGTCATCACGGACCTCGGATACGCCAGTTACGAGCCCGAGCGTGAGGAACTGGCGCCCACCGGCGCCGAACTCGTGCTGGCGCAGTGCGCCGATGAGGCGCAGGTGGCCGCCGAGTGCGCCGACGCCGACGCCGTCATCACGCGCATGGCGCCGGTCGGTGCGCGGGCGATCGCGGCGATGCGGAAGTGCCGCGTCATCTCCCGCTACGGGGTGGGCGTCGACAACGTGGACGTGGCCGCCGCGACGGCGCGCGGCATCCCGGTCGCCCACGTGCGCGACTACTGCAACGAGGAGGTATCGGACCAGGCGCTGGCCCTCCTGCTCGCCTGCGTGCGCCGGATCAGCAGCCGCGACCGGCAGGTACGGGCGGGCCGGTGGGACATCGGCGCCCGCGAGCCCGTCTACCGCATCGCCGGCAAGGTGCTGGGCCTGGTCGGCTACGGCGCCATCGCCCGCACGCTGCACCGCAAGATGGCGGGCTTCGAGCCGGCGGAGGTGCTCGTGCACGACGCGTTCATCCCGGCCGACCGGATCGAGAAGGCCGGCGCGCGGGCCGTGCCGCTCCAGGAACTGCTGGCCCGGAGCGATTTCGTCAGCCTGCACGTGCCGCTGACCGAGGCGACCCGCCACCTGATCGACCGCGACGCGCTCGGCACCATGAAGCCCACGGCCATCCTGGTCAACACGTCGCGCGGCGGCGTGGTCGATACGGACGCCCTGTACGAGGCGCTCAAGGCCGGCCGCATCGCCGCCGCCGGGCTGGACGTGCACGAGCAGGAGCCGCCGCCGCCCGACTACAAGCTCTTCGATCTGGACAACGTGGTGCTGACGGACCACGCCGGCTGGTACAGCGAGGAGGCGCAGGAGGCGCTCCAGCGGACCACGGCGCGCAACGTCGCGCTGGTGCTGGCCGGCGGGAAGCCGCTCTACTGCGTCAACCCGGAAGTGCTGTGA
- a CDS encoding MarC family protein produces the protein MEFLRELAVVVLYLLALINPVSKISVIAASSWAGQPAEFRAIINKSSAVALAILFGTMLFGQFVFTQVFRVELHSLNVAGGIVVAWFGFNALRQGVFFEKAIEQRLSDMAIVPLACPLIAGPATIAASLTMTAAGDLRMPALAVLVALAVNHVIMLFSLPIAALLRGLNVLGALVRLTGLVVMTIGVQMVLNGLRAARAGL, from the coding sequence ATGGAGTTCCTTCGTGAACTGGCCGTGGTCGTCCTCTACCTGCTGGCACTGATCAACCCGGTCAGCAAGATCTCCGTCATCGCCGCCTCGTCCTGGGCCGGGCAACCGGCGGAGTTCCGCGCCATCATCAACAAGTCCAGCGCCGTCGCCCTGGCCATCCTGTTCGGCACCATGCTGTTCGGGCAGTTCGTGTTCACGCAGGTCTTCCGCGTGGAACTGCACTCGCTGAACGTGGCCGGCGGCATCGTTGTGGCGTGGTTCGGCTTCAACGCGCTCAGGCAGGGGGTGTTCTTCGAGAAGGCGATCGAGCAGAGGCTCTCGGACATGGCCATCGTGCCTCTGGCGTGCCCGCTGATCGCCGGGCCCGCGACCATTGCCGCGTCGCTGACGATGACGGCGGCCGGCGACCTGCGGATGCCGGCCCTGGCCGTGCTCGTGGCCCTGGCGGTGAACCACGTGATCATGCTCTTCTCACTGCCGATCGCGGCCCTGCTGCGGGGGCTGAACGTGCTGGGGGCACTTGTGCGCCTGACCGGGCTCGTGGTGATGACCATCGGCGTGCAGATGGTCCTGAACGGCCTGCGCGCGGCCCGCGCGGGCCTGTAA
- the gspG gene encoding type II secretion system major pseudopilin GspG: MNRRTTRQNRRRAAGRGGFTLIELLLVLVILSVLAAVVVPKFARRSEQARITAARTGIASLQTALDMFEIDNGRYPTTEEGLAALVEEPVDAVSWGGPYISRTVPLDPWGREYMYKYPGDYNTDGYDLHSRGPDGQDGGGDDVDNWSER; this comes from the coding sequence ATGAACCGACGGACGACGCGACAGAACCGACGCCGGGCTGCCGGCCGCGGCGGCTTCACGCTGATCGAGCTTCTGCTGGTGTTGGTGATCCTGAGCGTGCTGGCTGCGGTCGTGGTGCCGAAGTTCGCCCGGCGGTCCGAGCAGGCGCGCATCACCGCGGCCCGAACGGGAATCGCGAGCCTGCAGACCGCACTGGACATGTTCGAGATCGACAACGGCCGCTACCCGACGACCGAGGAAGGACTGGCCGCGCTGGTCGAAGAGCCCGTCGACGCCGTCAGCTGGGGCGGGCCGTACATCAGCCGTACCGTCCCGCTGGACCCCTGGGGCAGGGAGTACATGTACAAGTACCCCGGCGACTACAACACGGACGGCTACGACCTCCACTCCCGCGGTCCGGACGGCCAGGACGGCGGGGGCGACGACGTCGACAACTGGTCGGAGCGGTGA